A stretch of the Perca fluviatilis chromosome 17, GENO_Pfluv_1.0, whole genome shotgun sequence genome encodes the following:
- the LOC120545819 gene encoding uncharacterized protein KIAA2026 isoform X1, with protein sequence MDQVDMTDQITAACSQPLVHNQDLIVADQDSAPQQPSSDIMSTQSKWMSSCTEYSDLVIKEDSLSNGTCEVETMVALHCPGDSGDVTAEGDRLALSNDGMPEFSNSDFSLPEVCISTNSNSFEEDMNYEVQQAYRIFTGFLLDKHKGITSPFLHPIGHQEAQHGIGGVRGRGQAQLRQSMCLRRMEDKFINQEYETITEFVADFRLMLENCYRYHGVDHWISKQAQKLEIMLEQKLTLLSRTLRERTTLAVTSKGRFGAEEERGSGGTSTRRRLAPRSLATIIVGGHESIMVQALRLEEQQRAKEEKRQRELEKKEAEEMSAKEVEEWEQTLLSQASPHTVHTLWELPAIGHFLCLAQTALNLPEIVFFDLERCLLMPRCSFLLSKIMSSLLSPPQRRATLHRRPALPYRRWESELRQRVMGWYRAVGASNDQSGRAEQLGLCHQFFSTLGEVSPLEEKPFHLLPFYQRVWLLKGLCDHVYETQKCVQDALLAQPIHECRESILGYDSKENAYIHFPHFCGADLRIYCQSPSTPPVFRFPSVWVKRVDIEPGTEGEESDGMKEEGVTSDRACYGGSMDTEEPDDLEKGRAEALGGFKWENGDGEEDKRFKLWSLKEEEGSESGSSDGDLKIHTNSLSLSHTSPVGGSGVEIIMKEETVELGYQSKRLTLKQEQGFSLGSMRTIKAETQEPCLSVGEHSYTGRSPARLVNLASPTKPIRMEGGSPSQGHQRSSCVDCCKSKTSNVKSEEHDCGCGTSGPATQLTSESSQNSSEERVNDKIWTKKKKRKKKQGREQLPRAKGEQKQLQHVDRMRLSPAETTKSAVRRVATTIKRKDKKKKHKTVILLTGKKLESSKKIKDEPPVEPLFKLVCSSLEELRELISKTEDELDDLESTKKRLGRWYYRREAVKDLHSTLIRLLNELSPWEPKLVKAYQRNRLRLKKEFDDFKKHPDYNNFVREECISSSSSSDDEDEERGLGKDVCSLSDHYRRSEDEDLEHMVPRGLWRGASTREFVAESTGERTVTFVPPNHLKHSLASTEKHVSLLPRSQTGSSSITSTSDSGPQSRSELRPSNQSRDSNSTWAARVPPQTSLSPKTPILYPTTGLPKGYTPIPTLLAKSVGNKVTLMKRPADFTGINNVDRQSKGSLVSLPTSAVTTTKPLKAQSSPSRSQQNSQQMQAQVLQQTEVLRQPGMATVIAALPKSPQAKPTQTVPKKPVQVVYKVPERLGHLVRKDRSSPVKISVHPVVDQNTGEKIMQQLVILPSNLLIHKTDEKVSSLHKQSKGIQVPVSKVASPFCMSTNVPGFTFPENRIPIQHVAPLKDPRTMRTPSPHLKQGALNTAGLKGAQLCSSQVSTPQDITPNPSPITTPFSAVSTEPHKSTDPKQELKTVCIRDSQSILVTTRGGNTGIVKVQTSSDQNALGSMPTSPVITISPQFKAFLVSKTSQTLCPSAPFQTSPCTMPAVTSISLAQHQKQVPSVLKSPSTFTTPMLTAVTGSIPVTGPGSQTVGTTVASAGAGSTVATKIGQLAQTPAAGSHFQASLAKNTVVPSLSSSGGVKRASTDERSQVTKFILVTPSSSSASNVSLSKGTPSYTKSLTSSRVMFISQPTATSSTTSMGSILKQAITTGASEQLLTTSLSSQTLKMGSSTGQPVVNSEALSKIKHITLPSGVQIQLSGKTTTIGQTIGALSRSPSKSTRMSVSDTGRPTATTIGLVPITSSNTITSCSAQIASYASPTTSSQLQGIPSFTMISQTCSSTSTSTAATLPAGNLIKKELGMPSSILSSNSPAQVTTTVQSSPAQTSTSTLVRQLSNIQTGIGEETISLSSSQLALNKTPISSATTANTPFITSATGTIQQRIVINTSTPLAAGTQILLNNACFVVPPQGLGPGSHVLIISSPAPQVPTATRSSVPPQGVSHVTVAPRAPVLPQSPARLPGVPAVSSPFVACTPAVGPSLLATTPNVTPIQQTGTPSLASTWLTSKTNVVSALPMPMPAVCSSTILPALSAPISPMPVLPSPLAVALHNPVIPVRTPLSSAASPVVAGTQTLHSSLPAQQVVSVTTPGPGIQPQPTEVGIAAPSTALSQALVHMGLGNNTLVQKTVPAVMQPVLAGTRRQVLPTVAVPPIVSAMSRVQMLPIATVPPIENTVNTLETAPVVTGSSSSSTVIIRPAQPITSLKTNNTIHPPVILTNQALGKPSLQTTSLGMHTNVASKLLISPDGAVLNPVQYQVNAVELNACPNQLDALVVSPNSSTGALHTHDSSLQPSQADRK encoded by the exons ATGGATCAGGTGGATATGACAGACCAGATCACAGCAGCTTGTAGCCAACCGTTGGTCCACAACCAAGACCTGATTGTGGCTGACCAAGACTCGGCACCCCAGCAGCCCAGCTCTGACATCATGTCAACACAATCCAAATGGATGAGTAGCTGCACTGAATACAGTGACCTGGTCATAAAGGAGGATAGTCTCAGTAATGGCACCTGTGAAGTTGAGACTATGGTAGCATTGCACTGTCCTGGCGACAGTGGAGATGTAACTGCTGAGGGTGACCGCCTTGCACTGAGCAATGATGGCATGCCAGAGTTTTCTAACAGTGACTTCTCTCTGCCTGAGGTGTGCATTTCCACCAACAGCAATAGCTTTGAGGAGGATATGAACTATGAGGTACAGCAAGCGTATAGGATATTCACTGGCTTTCTCTTGGACAAGCACAAAGGAATCACCAGCCCATTCCTCCATCCCATCGGCCACCAGGAGGCCCAGCATGGTATTGGAGGGGTCCGGGGCCGGGGTCAGGCACAGCTCAGGCAGTCGATGTGCTTGCGGAGGATGGAGGACAAGTTTATCAACCAAGAGTATGAGACCATAACAGAGTTTGTTGCAGACTTCAGGCTGATGTTGGAGAACTGTTATCGCTACCATGGGGTGGACCACTGGATCTCCAAACAGGCTCAAAAGCTGGAAATAATGCTGGAGCAGAAGCTCACATTGCTATCCAG GACGCTGCGAGAGAGGACAACATTAGCAGTGACTTCTAAAGGACGTTTTGGTGCAGAGGAGGAACGGGGTTCAGGGGGCACCTCCACAAGGAGGAGGTTGGCACCTCGTAGCCTGGCTACCATCATTGTCGGTGGGCATGAGTCTATCATGGTCCAGGCCCTACGGCTGGAAGAACAACAGAGGGCGAAGGAGGAGAAAAG GCAACGTGAGCTTGAGAAGAAAGAGGCAGAGGAAATGTCAGCCAAAGAGGTGGAAGAATGGGAGCAGACTTTGCTGTCACAGGCTTCCCCCCACACTGTGCACACACTTTGGGAACTCCCTGCTATAGGGCACTTCCTCTGTCTGGCTCAGACTGCCCTTAACCTCCCAGAGATTGTATTTTTTGATCTGGAGCGGTGTTTGCTGATGCCCCGCTGCAGCTTCctcctgtcaaaaataatgtCTTCCCTGCTGTCCCCACCCCAGCGGAGGGCCACTCTGCACCGCCGGCCTGCCCTGCCTTACCGCCGTTGGGAGTCAGAACTCAGGCAGCGGGTCATGGGCTGGTATCGAGCTGTTGGTGCCTCCAATGATCAGTCAGGTCGGGCTGAGCAGCTGGGACTCTGCCACCAGTTTTTCAGCACCCTTGGGGAGGTGAGTCCTTTGGAGGAGAAACCCTTTCACTTGCTGCCCTTCTACCAGCGAGTATGGCTTCTGAAGGGGCTATGTGACCATGTGTATGAGACACAGAAATGTGTGCAGGATGCTCTCCTGGCCCAGCCAATCCATGAATGTAGAGAGTCTATTTTGGGCTATGACAGCAAGGAGAATGCCTATATACATTTTCCACATTTCTGTGGCGCAGACCTGAGGATCTACTGCCAGAGCCCCAGCACACCCCCAGTCTTCCGTTTCCCTTCTGTATGGGTCAAACGGGTTGATATAGAGCCAGGGACAGAGGGTGAAGAGTCGGATGGGATGAAGGAAGAGGGGGTTACAAGTGACAGGGCGTGTTATGGAGGCTCAATGGACACAGAAGAGCCTGATGATTTAGAAAAGGGGAGAGCAGAGGCACTTGGGGGTTTCAAATGGGAAAATGGGGATGGAGAAGAAGATAAAAGGTTTAAATTGTGGTcactgaaggaggaggaggggtctGAATCAGGGTCCTCTGATGGAGACTTAAAAATACACACTAACTCCTTATCCCTTTCACACACTAGTCCTGTTGGAGGAAGTGGTGTGGAAATTATTATGAAGGAAGAGACTGTAGAGTTGGGGTATCAATCCAAGCGACTCACATTAAAACAGGAGCAGGGCTTCTCATTGGGCTCAATGCGCACCATTAAAGCAGAGACACAGGAGCCCTGTCTGAGTGTAGGGGAGCACAGCTACACAGGCAGGTCACCTGCTCGCTTAGTGAATCTGGCCTCCCCAACCAAACCAATCAGAATGGAGGGAGGAAGTCCCAGTCAGGGACACCAAAGGTCTTCCTGTGTGGATTGTTGTAAAAGCAAAACTAGTAATGTTAAATCTGAGGAGCACGACTGCGGCTGTGGCACATCAGGGCCAGCAACACAGTTGACTTCTGAGAGTTCTCAAAACTCAAGTGAAGAGAGGGTGAATGACAAAATCTGGACTAAAAAGAAAAAGCGGAAGAAAAAGCAAGGGAGGGAACAGCTGCCAAGGGCGAAAGGAGAGCAGAAGCAGCTGCAACACGTGGATAGGATGAGGCTGTCCCCAGCTGAGACTACCAAGTCTGCAGTGCGGAGAGTTGCcacaacaataaaaagaaaagacaagaagaaaaaacataaaacgG TTATCTTGTTGACAGGAAAAAAGCTTGAATCTTCAAAGAAAATTAAAGATGAACCTCCAGTTGAGCCATTATTTAAG TTGGTATGCAGCAGTCTTGAGGAGTTGCGAGAGCTGATCAGTAAGACAGAAGATGAGCTTGATGACTTGGAGAGCACCAAAAAGAGATTG GGTCGGTGGTATTATAGGAGAGAAGCAGTGAAAGACCTCCACAGCACTCTAATCCGACTTCTGAATGAGCTTTCACCCTGGGAACCCAAACTTGTTAAGGCCTACCAAAGGAACAG GCTTCGTTTGAAGAAGGAATTTGATGATTTCAAGAAGCACCCAGACTACAATAACTTTGTGCGTGAGGAGTGTATTTCATCATCATCGTCGTCTGACGATGAAGATGAAGAGAGGGGTTTGGGAAAGGATGTGTGTTCACTCTCAGATCATTATAGAAGATCAGAAGATGAGGACCTGGAACATATGGTTCCTAGAGGTCTTTGGAGAGGAG CCAGCACCAGGGAGTTTGTGGCTGAGTCTACAGGAGAAAGAACGGTGACCTTCGTACCTCCCAACCACCTAAAACACTCTCTGGCCAGCACAGAGAAGCACGTCAGTCTACTGCCAAGAAGTCAAACTGGCAGCAGTAGCATTACTTCGACCTCTGATTCTGGGCCGCAGTCTAGATCTGAACTGAGACCATCAAATCAATCCAGGGATTCAAACTCAACATGGGCAGCAAGGGTGCCACCCCAGACTTCACTGTCACCCAAAACCCCCATCCTCTATCCCACCACTGGACTACCTAAGGGCTACACGCCCATCCCCACCCTGCTGGCTAAGAGTGTGGGAAACAAAGTGACCTTAATGAAACGGCCTGCTGATTTTACAGGGATCAACAATGTAGATAGACAGAGCAAAGGTTCTTTGGTCTCCCTGCCTACCTCTGCAGTGACTACCACAAAACCTTTAAAAGCACAAAGTTCTCCATCCAGGTCCCAGCAGAACTCACAACAAATGCAGGCACAAGTACTACAACAGACAGAAGTACTGAGACAGCCAGGAATGGCTACAGTGATTGCAGCTCTTCCTAAATCACCACAAGCCAAACCAACCCAGACTGTCCCAAAAAAACCTGTCCAAGTGGTGTACAAAGTACCTGAGAGGCTGGGTCACCTTGTAAGGAAAGACCGCAGCAGCCCAGTCAAGATCTCTGTTCATCCTGTCGTGGACCAGAACACTGGGGAGAAGATCATGCAGCAATTGGTGATCCTGCCTTCTAACCTTCTCATTCACAAAACTGATGAAAAGGTGTCTTCTTTACATAAACAGTCTAAGGGCATCCAGGTCCCAGTTTCTAAAGTGGCCAGCCCCTTCTGTATGTCCACCAATGTGCCTGGGTTCACTTTTCCCGAAAACAGAATCCCTATTCAGCATGTGGCTCCCCTAAAAGATCCCAGGACAATGAGAACCCCTTCCCCTCATCTGAAACAGGGTGCCCTAAACACAGCAGGGCTAAAGGGGGcacaactctgcagttcccaAGTTAGCACACCACAAGATATCACGCCAAACCCCTCACCCATCACAACTCCCTTTAGCGCAGTTTCGACTGAGCCTCATAAATCTACAGACCCTAAACAGGAGCTCAAGACAGTGTGTATCCGTGACTCACAGTCAATCCTAGTAACAACTAGAGGAGGCAACACAGGCATCGTCAAAGTCCAGACATCCTCAGACCAGAATGCGCTTGGTTCTATGCCCACCAGTCCAGTCATCACCATCTCCCCTCAGTTTAAAGCCTTCCTCGTATCCAAGACATCACAGACTCTCTGTCCTTCTGCTCCCTTTCAGACTTCCCCTTGCACCATGCCAGCAGTGACAAGTATCTCATTGGCCCAACATCAGAAGCAGGTTCCTTCAGTATTAAAGTCCCCTTCCACTTTCACAACTCCCATGCTCACTGCAGTCACTGGTAGCATTCCTGTTACAGGCCCAGGAAGCCAAACTGTAGGCACTACAGTTGCCTCAGCTGGTGCTGGTTCTACAGTTGCAACAAAGATTGGCCAGCTAGCACAGACACCTGCTGCTGGTTCTCATTTCCAAGCTTCATTAGCAAAAAACACTGTTGTCCCATCACTAAGTAGTTCTGGTGGTGTGAAGCGGGCCAGTACAGATGAGAGATCCCAAGTTACTAAATTCATCCTAGTTactccctcttcttcctccgcCTCAAATGTATCCCTTTCAAAAGGTACACCCTCTTACACAAAATCACTTACTAGTTCAAGAGTCATGTTCATCAGCCAGCCCACAGCAACATCGTCCACCACCTCTATGGGAAGCATTCTAAAACAGGCAATAACAACAGGGGCTAGTGAACAACTGCTGACCACTTCATTATCAAGTCAAACTCTAAAGATGGGATCAAGCACAGGCCAACCTGTTGTCAACTCAGAAGCATTGTCAAAGATCAAGCACATAACTCTGCCCTCAG GGGTTCAAATCCAGTTGTCAGGGAAGACAACAACCATTGGACAGACCATAGGTGCCCTGTCACGTTCCCCTTCCAAGAGCACAAGAATGTCTGTCTCAGATACAGGCCGTCCGACAGCCACCACCATTGGACTGGTCCCGATTACTAGTTCAAATACCATCACAAGCTGTTCTGCCCAGATTGCCTCTTACGCTTCTCCAACCACCAGCTCTCAGCTCCAGGGTATCCCTTCCTTTACCATGATCTCCCAAACATGCTCTTCCACATCCACATCTACTGCGGCCACTTTGCCTGCAGGAAACTTGATCAAGAAGGAACTTGGTATGCCTTCAAGTATACTGTCCAGCAACTCTCCTGCTCAGGTAACTACTACTGTGCAGAGTAGCCCAGCCCAAACCTCCACATCCACTCTTGTCCGTCAGCTTTCAAATATCCAAACTGGCATTGGTGAGGAAACCATTTCCTTATCTTCCTCTCAACTTGCTCTCAATAAAACCCCCATCTCCTCTGCAACAACTGCCAATACCCCATTCATCACTTCTGCTACTGGAACAATCCAGCAGAGGATAGTCATCAACACCTCTACGCCCCTTGCTGCTGGCACACAGATTCTTCTTAACAATGCATGCTTTGTAGTCCCTCCCCAGGGTTTGGGTCCAGGCAGCCATGTCCTTATCATCTCTAGCCCTGCACCACAAGTGCCTACTGCCACTCGATCATCAGTACCTCCCCAAGGGGTAAGTCATGTCACTGTAGCCCCTCGAGCACCAGTTTTACCCCAATCCCCAGCCAGGCTGCCTGGTGTACCAGCTGTAAGTTCTCCTTTTGTAGCATGCACACCTGCTGTTGGTCCATCATTGCTAGCAACCACTCCAAATGTCACGCCAATTCAACAAACAGGAACTCCTAGCCTGGCCTCAACGTGGTTAACCAGTAAAACAAATGTAGTGTCTGCTCTGCCTATGCCCATGCCTGCTGTATGTTCATCCACCATTTTGCCTGCATTGTCAGCACCTATATCACCCATGCCTGTTTTACCCAGTCCATTAGCTGTTGCCCTGCACAACCCTGTCATACCAGTTCGCACACCCCTCTCCTCAGCTGCATCTCCTGTGGTAGCAGGCACACAAACTTTGCATTCTTCTCTTCCTGCCCAGCAGGTGGTTTCAGTGACAACTCCGGGCCCAGGCATACAGCCTCAGCCGACAGAAGTTGGTATTGCAGCACCCTCCACTGCTCTATCACAGGCACTAGTGCATATGGGACTAGGCAACAACACATTAGTCCAAAAAACAGTGCCTGCCGTAATGCAACCAGTGCTTGCTGGCACAAGGAGACAGGTATTGCCAACAGTAGCTGTCCCACCAATTGTAAGTGCAATGTCTAGGGTGCAGATGTTGCCCATTGCTACAGTTCCACCAATCGAAAACACTGTCAATACCTTGGAAACAGCACCTGTGGTCACAGGGTCTTCATCCAGCAGCACTGTAATAATCCGTCCAGCTCAACCGATCACATCACTGAAGACAAACAACACCATCCACCCACCTGTCATTCTGACCAATCAAGCACTTGGAAAGCCCTCTCTGCAGACCACATCCTTAGGTATGCATACCAATGTAGCATCCAAGCTACTCATTAGTCCTGATGGCGCTGTTTTGAACCCAGTTCAGTACCAGGTCAATGCAGTTGAGCTGAATGCCTGCCCCAACCAGCTGGATGCACTAGTGGTTTCCCCCAACAGTTCCACTGGAGCACTACACACACATGATTCCTCTTTACAGCCttcacaggcagacagaaagtAA